One window from the genome of Amycolatopsis sp. NBC_01480 encodes:
- a CDS encoding nitroreductase family protein, producing MDTDHLLSTTRAVRRKLDLERPVEPAVLAECLELALQAPTPGNQQDWRWLVVRDQGVKDRLASVFRRVGEAYLAARAAEADASPATARALASGRYLVEVIERVPVFVVPCLRGRPAGDNSVDAAFYGGIFPAVWNFQLALRSRGLGSTLTTYHLQHESEAAQILGVPDGYTQVGLLPVAYTTVPDFKPGARRPLSEVAFLDHWGEPLR from the coding sequence ATGGACACCGACCACCTGCTCAGCACCACCCGCGCCGTGCGGCGCAAGCTCGACCTCGAGCGCCCGGTCGAGCCCGCCGTGCTCGCCGAGTGCCTGGAGCTGGCGCTGCAGGCGCCGACCCCGGGCAACCAGCAGGATTGGCGCTGGCTGGTGGTGCGCGACCAGGGCGTCAAGGACCGGCTGGCGTCGGTGTTCCGCCGGGTCGGCGAGGCCTACCTGGCCGCCCGCGCGGCCGAGGCGGACGCCAGCCCCGCGACGGCCCGGGCGCTGGCGTCCGGGCGGTACCTGGTCGAGGTGATCGAGCGGGTGCCGGTGTTCGTGGTGCCGTGCCTGCGCGGCCGCCCGGCCGGCGACAACAGCGTGGACGCGGCCTTCTACGGCGGGATCTTCCCGGCGGTCTGGAACTTCCAGCTGGCCCTGCGCTCGCGCGGACTCGGCTCGACGCTGACCACGTACCACCTGCAGCACGAGTCGGAGGCCGCGCAGATCCTCGGCGTGCCGGACGGCTACACCCAGGTCGGGCTGCTGCCCGTCGCGTACACCACGGTGCCGGACTTCAAGCCGGGCGCGCGGCGGCCGCTGTCGGAGGTCGCGTTCCTCGACCACTGGGGCGAACCGCTCAGGTGA
- a CDS encoding amino-acid N-acetyltransferase, with protein sequence MDILAGVPPDFASPAVRRARIADVRKIKALVDSDAGRVLLEKELVTLYEAIQEFWVVVDAGDEVLGAAALHVLWEDIAELRTVVVDKAARGQGIGHRLVGRLVEEARELGLKRLFVLTFETDFFSGHGFVEIDGTPVSQEVYEEMRRSLDPGVAEFLDLPYVKPNTLGNSRMLLEF encoded by the coding sequence ATGGATATCTTGGCTGGTGTGCCTCCCGACTTCGCCAGCCCGGCCGTCCGCCGCGCCCGGATAGCCGACGTCCGCAAGATCAAAGCGCTCGTCGACTCCGACGCGGGCCGCGTGCTGCTCGAGAAAGAGCTGGTCACGCTGTACGAGGCGATCCAGGAGTTCTGGGTCGTCGTCGACGCCGGCGACGAGGTGCTCGGCGCCGCCGCGCTGCACGTGCTCTGGGAGGACATCGCCGAGCTGCGCACGGTGGTGGTCGACAAGGCGGCCCGGGGCCAGGGCATCGGCCACCGGCTGGTCGGGCGGCTCGTCGAAGAGGCGCGCGAGCTGGGCCTCAAGCGCCTGTTCGTGCTGACCTTCGAAACGGACTTCTTCTCCGGGCACGGTTTCGTCGAGATCGACGGGACGCCGGTCTCCCAGGAGGTCTACGAGGAGATGCGCCGCTCACTCGACCCCGGCGTCGCGGAGTTCCTCGACCTGCCCTACGTCAAGCCGAACACCCTCGGCAACTCACGCATGCTCCTGGAGTTCTGA
- a CDS encoding acyltransferase family protein, producing the protein MSGTTATTAERSGRSPAASAAQSRFRPELQGVRALASVLVVVYHVWLDRISGGVDVFFLVSGFLITGQLYRASLRGKVQLRPMWGRMIKRLFPAAMTVLLAVVVASALLLPEDRWFQTIREVFASALFYENWQLAADSVDYFAQHNTASVVQHFWSLSIQGQFYLLWPVVFVALGLAVRRFGWPLRRTVNVMLVTLFAASLAYSVHLTAADQPLAYFHGLTRVWEFALGGLMAMFLDTVTLPRRLRILLGWVGVAGLVLCGIVLRVDTVFPGFIALWPTLSAGLVLVAGQTGSGFGADRWLSSKPLGYLGNISFSLYLWHWPVLVFYLIVREREAVGLLGGAVVLGVSFLLSVLTYHFIENPIRLSKIGSVKRWGAYRFALLALAPVLIAAGVWGGYTTAEANYSIALGDPDHPGAVAHTPGFVYRGSASPSIVPPMLKLPEDWAGIGDDQCTTSPRNDELKVCTQDPAGPPAKRVVVVGDSHMQQYLAAFLPMVQSEGWQITSMLKGACPFSATSDLMPGDQPCFDWNKAAAAEIVAMRPDAVVTLGSLNVGAGITETTPQGFLDRWARLDRAGIPVVALRDNPRFGFDVAACVAERTPDDPACARDRDDVLPPDPSYTTMANVPGNVSFLDFTDYFCGMDVCPATVGNVLVYMDDNHVTATFLTTLSPIVDKQMSAALKW; encoded by the coding sequence ATGTCCGGGACCACGGCGACGACGGCCGAACGGTCCGGACGGTCCCCCGCGGCGTCGGCCGCGCAGTCGCGGTTCCGGCCCGAGCTGCAGGGCGTCCGCGCGCTCGCCTCGGTGCTGGTGGTCGTCTACCACGTCTGGCTGGACCGGATCTCGGGCGGCGTCGATGTCTTCTTCCTGGTCTCCGGCTTCCTGATCACCGGCCAGCTCTACCGCGCGTCGCTGCGCGGCAAGGTCCAGCTGCGGCCGATGTGGGGCCGGATGATCAAACGGCTCTTCCCGGCCGCGATGACCGTGCTGCTCGCCGTGGTCGTGGCCTCGGCGCTGCTGCTGCCCGAGGACCGCTGGTTCCAGACCATCCGCGAGGTGTTCGCCTCCGCGCTGTTCTACGAGAACTGGCAGCTCGCCGCCGACTCGGTCGACTACTTCGCCCAGCACAACACCGCGAGCGTCGTGCAGCACTTCTGGTCGCTGTCCATCCAGGGCCAGTTCTACCTGCTGTGGCCGGTGGTCTTCGTCGCACTCGGCCTGGCCGTGCGCCGCTTCGGCTGGCCGCTGCGCCGCACCGTGAACGTCATGCTGGTGACGCTGTTCGCCGCCTCGCTCGCGTACTCGGTCCACCTCACCGCGGCCGACCAGCCGCTGGCCTACTTCCACGGCCTCACCCGCGTCTGGGAGTTCGCGCTCGGCGGCCTGATGGCGATGTTCCTCGACACCGTCACGCTGCCGCGCCGGCTGCGCATCTTGCTCGGCTGGGTCGGCGTGGCCGGGCTCGTGCTGTGCGGCATCGTGCTGCGCGTCGACACCGTCTTCCCGGGCTTCATCGCACTGTGGCCGACGCTGTCCGCGGGCCTGGTCCTGGTGGCCGGCCAGACCGGCAGCGGCTTCGGCGCGGATCGCTGGCTGAGCTCGAAACCGTTGGGCTACCTGGGAAACATCAGCTTCTCGCTGTACCTGTGGCACTGGCCGGTGCTGGTGTTCTACCTGATCGTGCGCGAGCGCGAGGCCGTCGGCCTGCTCGGCGGCGCGGTGGTGCTCGGGGTGTCGTTCCTGCTCTCGGTGCTGACCTACCACTTCATCGAGAACCCGATCCGGCTGTCGAAGATCGGCTCGGTGAAACGCTGGGGCGCCTACCGGTTCGCCCTCCTCGCGCTCGCCCCAGTGCTGATCGCCGCCGGCGTCTGGGGCGGCTACACCACGGCGGAGGCGAACTACTCCATCGCGCTCGGAGACCCCGATCACCCGGGTGCCGTCGCGCACACCCCGGGCTTCGTCTACCGCGGCTCGGCGTCCCCCTCGATCGTGCCGCCCATGCTGAAGCTGCCCGAGGACTGGGCCGGCATCGGCGACGACCAGTGCACGACCTCGCCGCGCAACGACGAGCTGAAGGTCTGCACCCAGGACCCGGCGGGACCGCCCGCCAAGCGCGTGGTGGTGGTCGGCGATTCGCACATGCAGCAGTACCTCGCCGCGTTCCTGCCGATGGTGCAGAGCGAGGGCTGGCAGATCACCTCGATGCTCAAGGGCGCCTGCCCGTTCTCCGCCACCTCCGACCTGATGCCGGGCGACCAGCCCTGCTTCGACTGGAACAAGGCCGCGGCCGCCGAGATCGTGGCGATGCGCCCGGACGCGGTGGTGACGCTGGGCAGCCTGAACGTGGGCGCCGGGATCACCGAGACCACCCCGCAGGGCTTCCTCGACCGGTGGGCGCGGCTCGACCGGGCCGGCATCCCCGTGGTGGCACTGCGCGACAACCCGCGCTTCGGCTTCGACGTGGCCGCCTGCGTCGCCGAGCGGACCCCGGACGACCCGGCCTGCGCCCGCGACCGCGACGACGTGCTGCCGCCGGACCCGTCCTACACCACGATGGCGAACGTCCCGGGCAACGTGTCGTTCCTGGACTTCACGGATTACTTCTGCGGTATGGACGTCTGCCCGGCCACGGTCGGCAACGTGCTGGTGTACATGGACGACAACCACGTCACCGCGACCTTCCTGACCACGTTGTCGCCCATCGTGGACAAGCAGATGAGCGCGGCCTTGAAGTGGTGA